The following coding sequences lie in one Candidatus Paceibacterota bacterium genomic window:
- a CDS encoding pilus assembly PilX N-terminal domain-containing protein, producing the protein MNKLFKNKNGFTLLFASLVVSLLLSIGLAILNITLQQVLLSSAAKESQFAFYNADTGIECALYWDKNGPSGRIFATSSQSNSLVASDINCNGVTASAWSSALSNSGDGSWDTSFDLIYPTGECDVVKNPTTPIVHIVVNKSFPDNINTYTDIKSRGYNTCDANNPRRVERGLEVQY; encoded by the coding sequence ATGAATAAATTATTTAAAAATAAAAATGGCTTCACGTTACTCTTCGCTTCGCTAGTGGTAAGCCTGCTCCTTTCGATTGGTTTAGCAATTCTAAACATTACTTTGCAGCAAGTGTTGCTTTCGTCCGCCGCCAAAGAATCGCAGTTTGCTTTTTATAATGCCGATACCGGCATTGAATGCGCTCTCTATTGGGATAAAAACGGACCGAGCGGCCGTATTTTTGCCACTTCTTCGCAATCAAATTCACTCGTTGCTTCTGATATTAATTGTAACGGGGTGACGGCGAGCGCATGGTCCTCTGCTCTAAGTAATTCCGGTGACGGTTCATGGGACACTAGTTTTGACTTAATTTACCCAACCGGTGAATGTGATGTGGTGAAAAACCCAACTACTCCAATTGTTCATATTGTGGTCAATAAAAGCTTTCCTGACAATATAAATACTTATACTGATATTAAATCTCGAGGCTATAACACCTGCGACGCCAATAATCCGCGGCGAGTAGAAAGAGGACTTGAGGTTCAGTACTAA